The segment GTCGCCAGCGGCGAACTCGCGCGGCTGTCCGATGAGCAGGTGCTGGCCGTGTTCCAGGCGCTGCAGCCGGACGCGCTGCTGAAATGGGCCCGTGCCGAGATGAACCGCTATCCCGAGTACGAGTACTGGATGTCGCGCCAGGAACGGCTCAACAACCAGTGGCAGGACCAGCCCGCCAGGATGCAGATCCGCTACCGCCACCAGCCGCGCCAGCTCTATGCCAAGTGGCTGCCCGGCGGCGCGCAGTCGGGACAGGAAATCATCTACGACGAGACCCGCCGCAAGGACGAGATGTACGGCCACCTGGGCGGCGTGCTGGGCTTCACCTCGATGTGGATTGCGCTGGACGGCACGCTGGCGCGCTCGCAGTCCAACCACACCGTGCGCGACCTGGGCTTCCAGTTCGTGCTGTCGATGCTGGAGCGCGACGCCAGGTCCCTGCGTGCCGCCGGCCTGTCCGAGAAGTACAGCAAGGCCGAGATCGTGCAGGAGCAGGGCGTGCGCATGGTGGCGCTGACCTGGGACCTGCCGGCCGGCGCGCCGCAGTACTACGCCAAGAAGGTGCAGCTGATGCTGGACCTGAAGCATCCGTATATCCGCGTGGAAACCGCCTGGGATGCCGACGGCAACATGGTCGAGAAGATCGTGTTCGACAAGCTGGTGCGCAAGACCTTCGAGGCCTCGGCGTTCGATCCGGCCAATCCTGACTATCGCTTCTGAGATGCGGCAAAGCGGCGCGCACCGTGCGTTTGAATCGGTGGCTGCGCCGCTTTGCCGCGCAGTCCGTGCAACACCCGCAATCCACCGCCACGTGCGGCATGCACGCCAGGCGCGCCTGTTTGGAACGGCCGCTCTATTGACGCAAAAACACGCGAGCGGCGAGAGTCGCCGCACCCGGGAGGGATCCGGCCGCAGAGCCGGACACCAGATCCAGAACCAGGGGTCGCCAAGAAAAAATCAGGAGACAGGCAATGACCATGTCGATGCTTCGACGCAGCACTTTGGTTTTGACAGGGGTGAGCCTTGCCGCGGCGCTGGCCGGCTGCGGTGGCGGCGGCGGCGATGAAGAGGCGCCGCGCGCCGGCACGCAGGCACCGCAATGCGCTGACACGGGCACGTGCCCCGCGCAGGGGCCGGTCACCATCGGCGGCCCGCCGGGGTCGTTGTGCCCGGCGGCACTGGACTACAGCACCACCTTCACCGGCGGCTCCGGCGCGGGCGAACTGGTGAAGCTGCGCTTCGACACCGCGGCCCGCACCTACCAGCTGGAGATCATCGAGTCGCCGGTGCCCAAGCAACCCGGCAGCGTCAGCCCGACGCGCGCGGGCGTGACTTTCACCGGCACCTTCGCCAACCTGACCTCGCTGCCGACCGCCGAGCAGAACCGCTGCGCAGTCGCGCTGCAGACGGCCACCGCATCCGACGGCACCTCGCAGGCCAATATCGACAGCGCCAGGCCGCCGGTGATCTTCCTGGGCAATGGCGTTGCCGGCGGCGGCATCCCCGGTGCCACCATCTCCTATCCGGGCGTGCTCGGGCTGGGTGCGATCCCGGCCACCACGTTCCCGTTCTACCCGGTGCTGGCATTCGCACAGACCGAGACCGACTTCACCAGGGTGGCCGGCAGCTACAACCTGCTGGGCTACCACCAGGTGCCGTCCGGCGGCTCGCTGACTTCGTCGAGCCACTTCACGCCCGCGACCGCGCAGACCACCGAGACGCTGAACGCCGACGGCAGCTGCACGGCCGCGGCCGGCAGCTGCCTCAGCACCGGCAACAGCTGGAAGCTGCGCAGCGCCGATGGCGCCTTCGAAAGCAGCAATGCCGATGGCAGCCGCCGTTACCCGTCGTTCCAGAGTGCGGCCATCACCAGCAACAACGCCAGCCGCGCCAAGGGGCTGATGGTGGTGGGCAAGCTCAACGGCGCACTGGTGCCGCTGCTGGTGCGCACCGGCTACGCGCAGATCTCGCTGCTGCCACTGACGGTCAATGTCGACGACGAATCGGGCCTGGCACTGATGGCGCCGGCGAAGGCACTGGCCAGCGGCCAGCTTGACGGCGGCTATATCGGCTCGGGCAGCGACTTTGTCTACACCGCCTCGCTGGTCAAGGGCACGCGCGTGGAGCTGCTGGACCCGATGACGATGAACCAGACCGGTGCCTTCCAGCTCGACTTCACGCAGAACGCGCCGGGAATGATCGCCACCACCGACAACAGCGGCACCACCGGTGCGCTGATTGCCAGCGGGCGCGTGTTCAGCCACCTGTCCGGCACCGGCAGCGCCAGCCCGACCTTCCGCGTCGGCGTGCTGGCAGCACCCTGAGTCCACCAAGAACACACAAAACCGAGGAGACCACGCCATGCAACCCCTTCGACTGATCCTGCCGCGGGCCTCGCGCCCATCCACGGTGCCGGCGCGTGCGCTGGCCGTGGCCGCCACCGCCATGCTCGCCGCCTGCGGTGGCGGCGGCGGCGACGACGCGCCGTCCACGCCGGCCGCGGTGCAGACGCGGCTGTGCCCGGCAGCGCTCGACTACTCCACCACCTTTACCGGCGGCACCGGCTCCGGCGAGCTGGTGAAGGTGCAGATCGACACCACCAAAAAGACCTGGCAGGTGACCTTCGTGGACTCGTCGGTGCCGCGCCAGACCGGCACCGTGCAGCCCACGCGCAGCGATCCCACCAACGGGCAGAACGTGATGCGCGGCACGCTGAAGGCGGAGACGGGGTTGCCGACCGAGAAGCTCAACCAGTGCGCGTTCGAGCTGAGCGGCGCCAGCCTCGATCCGAACCGTCCGGCCAAGCTCTTCGTCGGCGAAGGCGTGGTGGGCGGCACCATCCCGGGCGCGCGCATCCAGTTCAACGGCGTGCTGGGCGCCGGCGCGGTGCCGGACACCACCTTCCCGTATTTCCAGTTCATCGGCTTCGCGCAGACCGAGACCGACCTGTCGAAGATTGCCGGCCAGTACAACGGCACGGGCTTCCACGAGGTGCCGTCCAAGCAGTTCCAGCTGGTGGCGCAGGACTACCGCATGGCGCTGGCTGCCGATGGTTCCTTCACCGTCTGCGACAACGCCACCAACACGTGCGAGCGCAAGGGCAACAACTTCGTGCCGCAGGCGAGCGGCGCGCTGCTGTCGACCAACTACAAGGCCGAGAGCCAGCCGCCCACGCTGGGCGGCACGCTGGGCAAGGCCTACCTGATCGTGGGCAAGCTGCGCGGCCAGCTGGTGCCGGTCATGATCCGCGTGGGCTATGCCAATGACTCGCTCGCCAACGGCCCGCTTGGTGCCGACGACGAGATCGGCATCGGCATGATGGCGCCGGCGGTAGCGCTTACTGAAGGCACGGTCAACGGCGAATACGTCGGCGTGGACAGCAACTTCAACTACCGCGTGACGGCACTGGTCGGCGCCGCGGCCACCATGATGGATCCGTTCCGGCCGCATGATGCCTCGCTCGCCATCCCGTACCGGCTGGATTTCTCGCAGCAGGTGCCGGGCGTGGTCCGCACGTCGCGGCGCGATGCGCCTGCAGGCTCGGCGCCGACCGGCAAGCTGATGTTCACCGGCGGCGTGTTCGGCTTCCTGGAACAGCGCGACAGCGGCCCGTACTTCACCGTCGGCGCATTCGTGCAGTAAGCACGCTGCCAGGCCCGGGCCATTGCAGCCCGGGCCACTGCGCCACGATCCGACCATACAGAGACATCCACTGCCGGGGACACAAGATGAAAACCATACGCCTCACGCTCACACTGATGCTGGCCGCGCTGGCCAGCTTCGCCCTGCCTGCCCACGCCCAGAAGAAGGGCGACAACGTGGTATCCGCGGGCTGGTTCCATATCCAGACCCACGGCCAGAGCGCTCCGCTGACTACCACCTTGCTCGACGTGCCGATCAACTACCCGCTCGGGCTGCCGTCCAGCTTCACCGCACCGGGCAGCAGCATCTCGTCATCCAACGCCAATACGCTGGGGCTGACCTTCAGCCACTTCGTCTCCGACCATATCGCGATCACCGCGGTGGGCGGCATCCCGCCGGAGTTCAAGCTCTACGGCCACGGCGAACTGATCCCGCCCGGCCCGGCCGGAGCGCTCGGGCGCCAGAGCCTGGGCGATCCGTCGCTGAACCCCATCGTCACCAAGGCACGCCAGTGGAGCCCGGCGGCGATGGTGCAGTACCACTTCCTGGATCCGGGCACGCGCTTCCGCCCGTTCCTGGGGTTGGGGGTGTCGTACAACTTTTTTACCAACATCGAGGTCAATCCGGCGTTTGCGAGCTCGGTCAACAACAACCTCGGCGCGATCCTGGCGGCGGGGGCGGGCATCCCAGGTCCGACTTCGGTGAGTGCGGATGCGTCGTCGTCATGGGCGCCCGTGTTCAATATCGGCGGCACCTACAACTTCGACGAGCATTGGGGGCTGACGGCGGCGGTGACTTATATCCCGCTGAAGACGACGTCGACGATGACGATCAAGGCGGCCGACGGGACCGTGCTGTCGACCTCGAAGACCAAGCTGGAGCCGAATCCGCTGGTGTTCTTCCTGGCGGCTTCGTACAAGTTCTGACGCTGAAAGAAAAAAACGACGCGCCTGAGCGCGTCGTTTTTTATTGCTGCAACGGCAAGCGGCAACCTTTACTGCGTCACCGTCCCCGGTTGCGCAGGCGTCGCCTGCTGCGCCACCGGACTGTTCTCCTGCAAGCCACCGCCCAGCGACCGGTACAGGTCGATCGCGTTGTTCAGCCGCAGCTGCCGCGCCTGGATCAGCGCCTGCTCGGCGGTGAACAGCTGGCGCTGCGCATCGAGTTCGTCCAGGTAGCTGGCCACGCCGCTGCGGAACCGCAGGCGCGCCAGCTCGTAGCGCGCGGCTTCGGCGTTGCGCACCTCTTCCTGGCCGGAGACCTGGTCTTCCAGCGTGCCGCGTGCTACCAGCGCATCCGCCACTTCCGCGAAGGCCGTCTGGATGGTCTTCTCGTAGTTGGCGATCTGGATGTTCTTGCGCACGTTGGCCAGGTCCAGGTTGGACTTGTTGCGGCCATAGTCGAAGATCGGCAGCGTCAGTTGCGGCGCGAACGACCACGCCTTGGTGCCGGCATCGAACAGGTTCGAGAACGTCGGGCTGATGGTGCCAACGCTGGTGGTCAGCGTGATGCGCGGGAAGAACGCCGCGCGTGCCGCGCCGATATTCGCGTTGGCCGACAGCAACTGCTGTTCGGCCTGGCGGATGTCCGGGCGTTGCTCCAGCAGGTCCGACGGCAAGCCCGCGGGGATATCGCTGATGATGCGTTCGTCCGACAGCCGCATCGGCTCAGGCAGGTTCCCGATGCTGCCGATGGGCTTGCCCACCAGCACTTCAAGCGCGTTCTGCGCCTGCGCGCGCTGGCGTGCTAGCTGCGCGGCGGCGACACGCGCCTGGGCCACCAGCGACTCGTTGTCGCGCAGGTCCAGCGCGGATGTGGCGCCGACGTCGAAGCGCTGCTTGGCGAGCCCATAGGTGCTCTCGCGCGCCTTGAGCGTGTCCCGCGCAATTTCGTACTGCTCGGCGAAGGAACGCTCGGACAGATAGGCCTTGGCCACTTCCGACACCAGCGAGATATACGCCGAACGATGCGCCTCTTCGGTGGAGAAGTACTGCGCCAGCGCCGCGTTCGACAGGCTGCGCACGCGGCCGAAGAAGTCGAGCTCGTAGGACGAGATGCCCAGGTTGGCCTGGTAGACCTGCGTCACCCCGGGCTGGCCGAGCACGGTCGAGGTCCCGGCGGCGTTGGTGCTGGCACGGGTGTAAGCAGCGTTCGCGTTCACCGTGGGCAGCAGGTCGGCGCGCTGCACCTGGTACAGCGCGCGCGCTTCTTCGATGCGCAGCGCGGCGGTGCGCAGGTCGCGGTTGTTGTCCAGCGAGGTCGCGATCAGCGACTGCAGGCGCGGGTCGCGGAAGAACTCGCGCCAGCCGATGTCGACAGCGCGGCGGGTCTCGCCGCTCTTCGCCTCGGCGGTGGCGTAGCCCTCGGGCGCCACCGGGAAGCTGTCTGCCACCGGCGGGGCAGGGCGGTCATAGTGGGGCGCGAGCGTGCACCCCGTCAGAACGCCGGCCACCAGCAGCAGTGTGGTCAGAGTCTTGGTCATGTTCAGATTTCCTCTTTCGGCTCGTGCCACTTCTGGTCCAGCATGCGCTGGCGTTTGCTGCCCTTGAAGCGCTTGCGCACCACCACGAAGAAGACCGGCACCAGGAAGATCGCCAGCACCGTGGCGGTGATCATCCCGCCAATCACGCCGGTACCGATGGCGCGCTGGCTGGCCGAACCCGCACCGGTGGCGATCGCCAGCGGCAGCACGCCCAGGATGAACGCCATCGACGTCATCAGGATCGGGCGGAAACGCAGGTGCACCGCTTCCAGCGTGGCTTCGATCAGGCCCTTGCCCTGCGCCTGCAGGTCCTTGGCGAATTCCACGATCAGGATGGCGTTCTTCGCCGACAAGCCGATCGTGGCGATCAGGCCCACCTTGAAGTACACGTCGTTGGGCATGCCGCGCAGCGTCACGCCGAGCAGCGCGCCGAGCACGCCCAGCGGCACCACCAGCAGCACCGAGAACGGGATCGACCAGCTTTCATACAGCGCGGCCAGGCACAGGAACACGATGATCAGCGACAGCGTGTACAGGATCGGTTCCTGCGAGCCGGCCAGGCGTTCTTCATAAGACTGGCCGGACCACTCGAAGCCGAAGCCCGGCGGCAGCTTGGCGAAGTTCTCTTCCATCACGCGCATGGCTTCACCGGTACTGCGGCCCGGCGCGGCCTGGCCCGCCAGCTTCACCGCCGGCATGCCGTTGTAGCGCTCCAGGCGCGGCGAGCCCATTACCCACTTGGAGGTCGCGAACGCGGCAAACGCCACCATGTCGCCGTTGTTGTTGCGCACGCGCAGCTTGGTCAGGTCGTCCGGCAGGCGGCGGTCTGAGCCTTCTGCCTGCACGATCACCTTGCGCACCCGGCCTTCATAGATGAAGTCGTTGACGTAGTTGGAGCCGAACGCAATCGACAGCGTCGAGTTGATGCTCGCCACCGTGACGCCGAGCGCCTTGGCCTTCTCGCGGTCGATGTCGATCTGCAGCTGCGGCGCATCTTCCTGGCCTTCCGGGCGTACGCCCATCAGCACCGGGCTCTGCGCGGCCATACCGAGCATCATGTTGCGCGCTTCCATCAGCTTGGCGTGACCCTGGCCGGTGCGGTCCTGCAGGCGGAAGTCAAAGCCCGAGGAGTTGCCCAGCTCGGAAATCGCCGGCGGGTTGAGCGGGAAGATGATCGCGTCCTTGATGAACGAGAGCGCGCCGAAGGCACGGCCGACCAGGGCCTGCGCGGTCTCGCCGTCGCCGGTGCGCTCCTTCCAGTCCTTCAGGCGCACGAACGCGATACCGCCGTTCTGGCCGCGGCCGAAGAAGGAGAAGCCCGCCACCGTGATCATCTGGTCAACCACCTTGCTTTCCTTCTGCAGGTAGTAGTCCTCGATCTGCTTGAGCACGCCGATGGTACGGTCCTGGGTGGCGCCATTGGGCAGCTGCACCACGGTGATCATGTAGCCCTGGTCCTCATCGGGCAGGAACGACGACGGCAGGCGCTTGAACAGCACCACCACGCCGACGATGATGACCGCGTAGATGATCAGGTAGCGGCCGGAGCGCTTGAGGATGCGCGCGACCACGCCCTGGTAGCTGGTGGCCGAACGCGCGAAGGTGCGGTTGAACCAGCCGAAGAAGCCCGTCTTCTCATGGTGATGGCCGGCTTCCACGGGCTTGAGCAGCGTCGCGCACAGTGCCGGGGTCAGCGTCAGCGCCAGCAGCGCCGAGAATGCCATCGACGAGATCAGCGACAGCGAGAACTGGCGGTAGATGTTGCCCACCGAGCCCGAGAAGAATGCCATCGGGATGAACACCGCGGTCAGCACCAGCGTGATGCCGACGATCGCGCCGGTGATCTGGCCCATGGCCTTGCGCGTGGCCTCACGTGGCGAGAGTCCTTCCTCGCTCATAATCCGCTCGACGTTCTCGACCACCACGATGGCATCGTCCACCAGGATACCGATGGCCAGCACCATGCCGAACATGGTCAGCACGTTGATCGAGAAGCCGAACGCCAGCAGCGCGCCGAAGGTGCCCAGCAGCGCGATCGGCACCACCAGCGTCGGGATCAGCGTGGCGCGGAAGTTCTGCAGGAACAGGTACATCACCAGGAACACCAGCACCACGGCTTCGAGCAGGGTCTTGATCACTTCCTCGATCGAGATCTTGACGAAGGCCGAGGTGTCGTAAGGCACCGAGTACTGGTAGTCCGCCGGGAAGTTCTTGGACAGCTCTTCCATCTTGGCGCGCACCGCGGTGGCCGTGGCCAGCGCGTTGCCGGTCGGG is part of the Cupriavidus necator genome and harbors:
- a CDS encoding efflux RND transporter permease subunit encodes the protein MAKFFIDRPVFAWVLALIIVLGGILSILQLPIAQYPNIAPPTISVTATYPGASAKTLEDSVTSVIEQELNGAPNLLYYNSTSESSGLASITIAFAPGSNVDLNSVEVQNRLKRVEARLPAEVRQQGVRVDKAGNNYMMFLTVSSKSGTADAIQLGNYVSAQVIDSIRRVPGVGQADLFGTEYAMRIWLDPAKLTGYNLTPTDVTAAVGEQNIQVAVGELGGTPSPKGTELNATVTTESRLTTPEQFGNILLRTNPDGSSVRIKDVGRVELGGADYSTLARTNGKPSAAIAIKLAPTGNALATATAVRAKMEELSKNFPADYQYSVPYDTSAFVKISIEEVIKTLLEAVVLVFLVMYLFLQNFRATLIPTLVVPIALLGTFGALLAFGFSINVLTMFGMVLAIGILVDDAIVVVENVERIMSEEGLSPREATRKAMGQITGAIVGITLVLTAVFIPMAFFSGSVGNIYRQFSLSLISSMAFSALLALTLTPALCATLLKPVEAGHHHEKTGFFGWFNRTFARSATSYQGVVARILKRSGRYLIIYAVIIVGVVVLFKRLPSSFLPDEDQGYMITVVQLPNGATQDRTIGVLKQIEDYYLQKESKVVDQMITVAGFSFFGRGQNGGIAFVRLKDWKERTGDGETAQALVGRAFGALSFIKDAIIFPLNPPAISELGNSSGFDFRLQDRTGQGHAKLMEARNMMLGMAAQSPVLMGVRPEGQEDAPQLQIDIDREKAKALGVTVASINSTLSIAFGSNYVNDFIYEGRVRKVIVQAEGSDRRLPDDLTKLRVRNNNGDMVAFAAFATSKWVMGSPRLERYNGMPAVKLAGQAAPGRSTGEAMRVMEENFAKLPPGFGFEWSGQSYEERLAGSQEPILYTLSLIIVFLCLAALYESWSIPFSVLLVVPLGVLGALLGVTLRGMPNDVYFKVGLIATIGLSAKNAILIVEFAKDLQAQGKGLIEATLEAVHLRFRPILMTSMAFILGVLPLAIATGAGSASQRAIGTGVIGGMITATVLAIFLVPVFFVVVRKRFKGSKRQRMLDQKWHEPKEEI
- a CDS encoding DUF2957 domain-containing protein; protein product: MTMSMLRRSTLVLTGVSLAAALAGCGGGGGDEEAPRAGTQAPQCADTGTCPAQGPVTIGGPPGSLCPAALDYSTTFTGGSGAGELVKLRFDTAARTYQLEIIESPVPKQPGSVSPTRAGVTFTGTFANLTSLPTAEQNRCAVALQTATASDGTSQANIDSARPPVIFLGNGVAGGGIPGATISYPGVLGLGAIPATTFPFYPVLAFAQTETDFTRVAGSYNLLGYHQVPSGGSLTSSSHFTPATAQTTETLNADGSCTAAAGSCLSTGNSWKLRSADGAFESSNADGSRRYPSFQSAAITSNNASRAKGLMVVGKLNGALVPLLVRTGYAQISLLPLTVNVDDESGLALMAPAKALASGQLDGGYIGSGSDFVYTASLVKGTRVELLDPMTMNQTGAFQLDFTQNAPGMIATTDNSGTTGALIASGRVFSHLSGTGSASPTFRVGVLAAP
- a CDS encoding DUF2957 domain-containing protein, with the protein product MQPLRLILPRASRPSTVPARALAVAATAMLAACGGGGGDDAPSTPAAVQTRLCPAALDYSTTFTGGTGSGELVKVQIDTTKKTWQVTFVDSSVPRQTGTVQPTRSDPTNGQNVMRGTLKAETGLPTEKLNQCAFELSGASLDPNRPAKLFVGEGVVGGTIPGARIQFNGVLGAGAVPDTTFPYFQFIGFAQTETDLSKIAGQYNGTGFHEVPSKQFQLVAQDYRMALAADGSFTVCDNATNTCERKGNNFVPQASGALLSTNYKAESQPPTLGGTLGKAYLIVGKLRGQLVPVMIRVGYANDSLANGPLGADDEIGIGMMAPAVALTEGTVNGEYVGVDSNFNYRVTALVGAAATMMDPFRPHDASLAIPYRLDFSQQVPGVVRTSRRDAPAGSAPTGKLMFTGGVFGFLEQRDSGPYFTVGAFVQ
- a CDS encoding DUF1571 domain-containing protein, whose product is MSIQPLYLAAVAGAVIGLLAAPLAMPPVAMAQTATTTAAAGTGYDGQTSAQQAALFSRQVASGELARLSDEQVLAVFQALQPDALLKWARAEMNRYPEYEYWMSRQERLNNQWQDQPARMQIRYRHQPRQLYAKWLPGGAQSGQEIIYDETRRKDEMYGHLGGVLGFTSMWIALDGTLARSQSNHTVRDLGFQFVLSMLERDARSLRAAGLSEKYSKAEIVQEQGVRMVALTWDLPAGAPQYYAKKVQLMLDLKHPYIRVETAWDADGNMVEKIVFDKLVRKTFEASAFDPANPDYRF
- a CDS encoding OmpW/AlkL family protein yields the protein MKTIRLTLTLMLAALASFALPAHAQKKGDNVVSAGWFHIQTHGQSAPLTTTLLDVPINYPLGLPSSFTAPGSSISSSNANTLGLTFSHFVSDHIAITAVGGIPPEFKLYGHGELIPPGPAGALGRQSLGDPSLNPIVTKARQWSPAAMVQYHFLDPGTRFRPFLGLGVSYNFFTNIEVNPAFASSVNNNLGAILAAGAGIPGPTSVSADASSSWAPVFNIGGTYNFDEHWGLTAAVTYIPLKTTSTMTIKAADGTVLSTSKTKLEPNPLVFFLAASYKF
- a CDS encoding efflux transporter outer membrane subunit, which gives rise to MTKTLTTLLLVAGVLTGCTLAPHYDRPAPPVADSFPVAPEGYATAEAKSGETRRAVDIGWREFFRDPRLQSLIATSLDNNRDLRTAALRIEEARALYQVQRADLLPTVNANAAYTRASTNAAGTSTVLGQPGVTQVYQANLGISSYELDFFGRVRSLSNAALAQYFSTEEAHRSAYISLVSEVAKAYLSERSFAEQYEIARDTLKARESTYGLAKQRFDVGATSALDLRDNESLVAQARVAAAQLARQRAQAQNALEVLVGKPIGSIGNLPEPMRLSDERIISDIPAGLPSDLLEQRPDIRQAEQQLLSANANIGAARAAFFPRITLTTSVGTISPTFSNLFDAGTKAWSFAPQLTLPIFDYGRNKSNLDLANVRKNIQIANYEKTIQTAFAEVADALVARGTLEDQVSGQEEVRNAEAARYELARLRFRSGVASYLDELDAQRQLFTAEQALIQARQLRLNNAIDLYRSLGGGLQENSPVAQQATPAQPGTVTQ